The genomic stretch TTTGTGTCAAACAAAAACATTCATCTAAGATTCCTCCGGGTGATATCAGAAGACATTTAGAGGATCTTGGAGATTTTTTATTTTCGGATGTAAGAAGCCCTTCTTCACTGCAGAGGAAGACTGCAGATAGCAAACAGAAGGTATTGTgatttatattttaatttttaaactCAGCATATATTTTTTGTTTCTGCTTAGTGCCAATGCAACCTCTGTTAATGTAGGTTCCCGAGGTCTTTAATCGTGTAATGCAATCAAACACAATGCAGTTTACCAGTATTTCAGAAACATCAAGCAAAGATGTAAGCCCCCAATGAGAAATATTTGTCATTTGGAATAATTGAAATTCCTAGCATGAGAACGTAATATGTTGCTTTATTTTGGAACAGGGCCTCACTATTATTTGCTCCAAAAGAGGAGGAGATGTGTACAAGCACAGTCACTCAAATTGGCTCCAGACAGTCCCTTCTAATCCTGAAGCGATCAAATTCAAGTTTGTTCCTATTTCATCACTTCTGGCTGGAATTCCTGGAAGTGGCTATCTTAGTCATGCAATCAATTTATATCTACGCTGTACGTTCTTCTCACACACTATATATAGTCTACTGCATTTATCCATATCCGGTTTTGATCTGTTACAATTTATAAACTTTTGCTGCGCTGTAGATAGGCTCCAGATTAAAAACCAATAACAGGAGTTCAATTTAATGTGTTCAGCTTAGTTCTTAAACATAAACATGCAAGATGGTCATTTAACTTCTCAATGTAGACAAAATGCCCGTCTTGACGAATGTTCTATTGAATAAACGACAGAAAAACTAATATACAGACTGTTAATTTATCCTAGTCACTTCTTGCAAAGTACCATTTTTTGGTTCATTACTATTAAGGTCCGAAACACATCATTGATTCTCTTGTTCTCTACAGATAAGCCTTCTCCCGAAGATTTACAATATTTTTTGGAGTTTCAAATTCCAAGGCAATGGGCGCCTATGTTTTGTGAACTGCCTCTCAGGCATCAGCGGAGAAAGACCTCTTCCCTTTCCCTGCAATTCTGTTTTTTTGGTCCAAAGCTTCAAATTAGCTCTACACAGGTACTGTTAACCAAATCTCTTGTTTGAGTAAATAAGTATTCCATGTGTTGAACTGTACTTAGTATTGACCATATTATAGATGTCCTGCATGTGTGAATGCAAAATACAAGATGGTTAATCACAGAGTGATTTTTTATGAGAATTCAGAAATGTAATAAGTTACAACATGCCATAATTCTAACATCTATGAGCCAAGAAGCTCACTCGCCGTTTTTTTCATAATATATGCTGCATAACTTTGTAGGGATTTATCATTTCTACTTTTATCTTCTTGGAAACTATTTAGGCTTAGTAACCCTTCATTCTGATAGTAAAACCTTACATTCTCTCGATAATTATGGTATTTTGCACAAAATGGCAGGTGGTAAGTGATCAGAAACCTGTGGTTGGCCTCCGCCTGTACTTGGAGGGCAAGAAAAGTGACAGACTTGCTTTACATATAAATCATCTTTCGAGCCTCCCAAACAAGATGATCCTCTCTTCAGATACCTCAACCCCGAGCGTACGATCTATGTGGCGAGGATCCAACGAAAATGAAACCAGTAACCAATTCCTGGAACCAATCAGATGGAAGAGATTCTCAAATATATGCACAGCTGTCGTCAAGCATGACCCTAACTGGTTGAATAATTGTGGAGGTGTTTACATTGTAACCGGTGCACAACTCATTACCAAAGGAAGTTGGCCAAGAAATGTGCTTCATCTATGTCTTCTCTTTACTCATATAACCAATTGCACCATTCGGAAGTCAGAGTGGGATGCTGCACCCGAGGCTTCAAGAAAATCATCTTTCCTCACAAATTTG from Lathyrus oleraceus cultivar Zhongwan6 chromosome 7, CAAS_Psat_ZW6_1.0, whole genome shotgun sequence encodes the following:
- the LOC127100826 gene encoding MACPF domain-containing protein At4g24290, which translates into the protein MEVEKGIETVALESLGKGFDLASDFRLRFAKGIREGGGGDSRKRLVVLDEQNKRDILIPGAGGATIIKGVSENIRCDKGDRIRFKSDVLEFNQMSEVLNQKSAVHGKIPSGYFNALFDLSGDWLRDASDIKCLAFDGYFISLYCLHLTASPLVLQEEVKKSVPAQWDPAALSRFIQTYGTHIVVGMAVGGQDVICVKQKHSSKIPPGDIRRHLEDLGDFLFSDVRSPSSLQRKTADSKQKVPEVFNRVMQSNTMQFTSISETSSKDGLTIICSKRGGDVYKHSHSNWLQTVPSNPEAIKFKFVPISSLLAGIPGSGYLSHAINLYLRYKPSPEDLQYFLEFQIPRQWAPMFCELPLRHQRRKTSSLSLQFCFFGPKLQISSTQVVSDQKPVVGLRLYLEGKKSDRLALHINHLSSLPNKMILSSDTSTPSVRSMWRGSNENETSNQFLEPIRWKRFSNICTAVVKHDPNWLNNCGGVYIVTGAQLITKGSWPRNVLHLCLLFTHITNCTIRKSEWDAAPEASRKSSFLTNLSTTFSFTQQSITAAPPKQPPTSLNSGIYPNGPPVPVRSSKLLKYVETAEVLRGPHDAPGHWMVTAAKLVTDGGKIGLQVKFALLDYW